Proteins co-encoded in one Candidatus Stoquefichus sp. SB1 genomic window:
- a CDS encoding uracil-DNA glycosylase, with protein MDFKTIINQERQQPYYKELESFVNQEYHSKTIYPPKNRIFHCFNFKDYNDIKVVIIGQDPYHEEHQANGLAFSVERGVQIPPSLVNIYKEAHDDVGIDIPSHGDLSSWAHQGVLLLNTVLTVQAHRANSHKDKGWETFTNHIIEVMNQREKPLVFILWGRQAIDKARMIDQRKHCVITSPHPSPLSAYRGFFGSKPFSKTNQFLMSQGIEPIDWRIQ; from the coding sequence ATGGATTTTAAGACAATTATTAATCAGGAAAGGCAACAGCCTTACTATAAAGAACTAGAGAGTTTTGTGAATCAGGAATATCACAGCAAAACCATTTATCCCCCTAAAAATAGAATTTTCCATTGTTTTAATTTTAAAGATTATAATGATATTAAAGTTGTTATTATAGGTCAGGATCCGTATCATGAAGAACATCAGGCAAATGGACTGGCATTTAGTGTTGAACGTGGTGTACAAATTCCACCTAGTCTTGTGAATATTTATAAAGAAGCACATGATGATGTTGGAATTGATATTCCTTCTCATGGTGATTTATCATCATGGGCTCATCAAGGTGTCTTGTTATTAAATACTGTTTTGACAGTTCAGGCGCATCGTGCGAATTCGCATAAAGATAAAGGATGGGAAACTTTTACAAATCATATTATTGAAGTTATGAATCAAAGAGAAAAACCGCTGGTTTTTATTCTTTGGGGAAGACAGGCCATTGATAAAGCAAGAATGATTGATCAAAGGAAACATTGTGTGATTACAAGTCCACATCCATCACCTTTATCAGCATATCGTGGTTTTTTTGGTTCAAAACCATTTTCAAAAACGAATCAGTTTTTGATGAGTCAAGGTATTGAACCAATAGATTGGAGGATTCAGTGA
- a CDS encoding bifunctional folylpolyglutamate synthase/dihydrofolate synthase: MFEHIEEAIAYIESKRSKRTIDEFRDTLNKCHISMKQKNMIHIAGTNGKGSTVNYLRSILNAHGYTVGTFTSPYLICHNDRIRVDDRPISDEELLAYINQYYDVIEEDSLSMFEIDVLIMLAYFQSLDLDYRIIETGIGGLHDKTNVIDPIISAITNIGMDHQKQLGDSIYDIINEKMGVIKPHQMFITSETKGTILARLQEQCDVMEAIMYVVPEYQVSRYPFHFRYRDMAFTLKNQGIYQVTNARLALTIASKLIQLDSTLTTNAIENASWKGRYETLPYQNGTVEIDGAHNLPGIKALIQTLRVKKEQNISIIFSCLNDKDINPMLDLMLKEGYTVYLTTFNDERAIDLSSVDARPHLLIVDSFIEALQAAYIKKNHIVITGSLHFISKVRKYLVDMNK; encoded by the coding sequence ATGTTTGAACATATTGAGGAAGCAATTGCATACATAGAATCAAAAAGAAGTAAAAGAACAATAGATGAATTTAGAGATACTTTAAATAAATGTCATATTTCAATGAAACAAAAGAATATGATTCATATTGCTGGAACAAATGGAAAAGGTTCAACAGTTAATTATTTAAGAAGTATTTTAAATGCACATGGATATACTGTAGGAACTTTTACATCACCATATCTTATTTGTCATAATGATCGTATTCGTGTTGATGATAGACCTATTAGTGATGAAGAACTATTAGCTTATATCAATCAATATTATGATGTGATTGAAGAAGATAGTTTATCAATGTTTGAAATTGATGTATTGATTATGCTGGCTTATTTTCAGTCATTAGATTTGGATTATCGTATTATTGAAACAGGTATTGGTGGTTTGCATGATAAAACAAATGTTATTGATCCAATCATTAGTGCGATTACAAATATTGGTATGGATCATCAAAAACAGTTAGGTGATAGTATCTATGATATTATCAATGAAAAAATGGGTGTGATTAAGCCACATCAGATGTTTATCACAAGTGAAACAAAGGGAACAATTTTAGCCCGTTTACAAGAACAATGTGATGTAATGGAAGCCATTATGTATGTTGTACCAGAATATCAGGTATCACGTTATCCTTTCCATTTCCGTTATCGTGATATGGCATTTACGTTGAAGAATCAGGGTATATATCAAGTCACAAATGCTCGCTTGGCGTTGACGATTGCTTCAAAGCTGATTCAGCTTGATTCAACACTAACAACAAATGCGATTGAAAATGCTTCATGGAAAGGACGTTATGAGACTTTGCCTTATCAAAATGGAACAGTAGAAATTGATGGGGCACATAATTTACCAGGTATTAAGGCTTTGATTCAAACACTAAGAGTAAAAAAAGAACAAAATATTAGCATTATTTTTTCTTGTCTTAATGATAAAGACATTAATCCAATGTTGGATTTAATGCTTAAAGAAGGATATACTGTTTATTTGACAACATTTAATGATGAAAGAGCTATTGATTTATCAAGTGTTGATGCGAGACCTCATCTATTGATTGTTGATAGTTTTATTGAAGCCTTGCAGGCAGCATATATTAAGAAAAATCATATTGTGATTACAGGATCACTACATTTTATTTCAAAAGTTCGTAAATATCTTGTTGATATGAATAAATAA
- the gerQ gene encoding spore coat protein GerQ, giving the protein MDTNNQSILQGSQTSSLPTPISEQTYLENILRLNIGKLGTFYFTYTGSTDWRDRAYKGIIEQVGRDHFIVRDPKNQKYYIFQFVYFDWAEFDEPIHYNTR; this is encoded by the coding sequence ATGGATACAAATAATCAATCTATTTTACAAGGAAGTCAAACTTCCTCATTACCAACACCTATTTCTGAACAAACATATTTAGAAAACATTTTACGTCTCAACATTGGTAAATTAGGAACTTTTTATTTTACCTATACTGGAAGTACAGATTGGCGTGATCGTGCATATAAAGGAATTATCGAACAAGTCGGAAGAGATCACTTTATTGTTCGTGACCCAAAAAATCAGAAATATTATATTTTTCAATTCGTTTATTTCGATTGGGCAGAATTTGATGAACCTATTCACTATAATACGCGATAA
- a CDS encoding cell wall hydrolase, whose product MKLSPRISFNDSDVELLARIMKAEALGEGDEGMLMVGNVIVNRVVANCDVFKNTRTISEVVYQKNAFSGVGQPLFNQPVNAKERELALRNIDGYRVEPATNALWFKNPGSKTACPDTFYGELTGRYKNHCFYAPGAKLNCDL is encoded by the coding sequence ATGAAGTTGTCCCCAAGAATTTCATTTAACGACTCTGACGTCGAATTACTCGCCCGTATTATGAAAGCGGAAGCTTTAGGTGAAGGTGACGAAGGCATGCTGATGGTTGGTAATGTCATTGTCAATCGCGTCGTCGCAAATTGTGATGTTTTTAAAAACACACGAACCATTTCGGAGGTTGTTTATCAAAAGAATGCTTTTTCAGGCGTTGGACAGCCTTTATTTAATCAACCCGTCAATGCCAAAGAAAGAGAATTAGCTTTACGGAATATTGATGGTTATCGAGTTGAACCAGCAACCAATGCATTATGGTTTAAAAATCCTGGTTCAAAAACTGCTTGTCCTGATACTTTTTATGGAGAATTAACAGGACGATACAAAAATCATTGTTTTTATGCCCCTGGGGCAAAATTAAATTGTGACTTGTAG
- a CDS encoding glucose-1-phosphate adenylyltransferase: MSKEIVAMILAGGRGTRLEALTAKVAKPAVYFGGKYRIIDFPLSNCANSGIDIVGVLTQYESVLLGTYVGAGSKWGLDGNKSLAAILPARERGEVGATWYAGTADAIYQNIGFLDQHAPEYVLILSGDHIYKMDYADMLAAHKAKGADLTVAVLNVSLKEASRFGIMNTNKDGTIYEFEEKPEKPKSTLASMGIYIFTYKELRKYLIEDAKDENSKHDFGMNIIPMMLNDGKKLYAYEFDGYWKDVGTVESLWQANMDLLDDKELDLYNIKRDWKIYTEDTLSKPQIIGEEASVKNSLVTQGCIVNGDVKGSVLFNNVYIGEGAKVVDSVLMPGVLVEEGAEIYKSIVDEGVVIKAKKVVNKEAKEVELVSDNTK, from the coding sequence ATGAGTAAAGAAATTGTTGCGATGATCTTAGCAGGTGGTCGAGGGACACGTCTTGAAGCTTTAACAGCTAAAGTTGCGAAACCTGCTGTCTATTTTGGAGGAAAGTATAGAATTATTGATTTTCCTTTGAGTAATTGTGCAAACTCTGGTATTGATATTGTTGGAGTTTTGACACAATATGAATCAGTCTTATTAGGTACTTATGTTGGTGCTGGTTCTAAGTGGGGATTGGATGGAAACAAATCATTGGCGGCTATTTTACCTGCCCGTGAAAGAGGAGAAGTTGGAGCAACTTGGTATGCTGGTACAGCAGATGCGATTTACCAGAATATTGGGTTCTTAGATCAACATGCTCCTGAGTATGTATTGATTTTATCAGGTGACCATATTTATAAAATGGATTATGCTGATATGTTAGCAGCTCACAAGGCTAAAGGGGCTGATTTAACAGTTGCAGTTTTAAATGTTTCTTTAAAAGAAGCAAGTCGTTTTGGAATTATGAATACAAATAAAGATGGTACAATTTATGAGTTTGAAGAAAAACCTGAAAAGCCTAAATCTACTTTAGCTTCTATGGGAATTTATATCTTCACTTATAAAGAATTAAGAAAATATTTAATTGAAGATGCAAAAGATGAAAATAGTAAACATGATTTTGGTATGAATATTATTCCAATGATGTTAAATGATGGTAAGAAATTGTATGCTTATGAATTTGATGGATATTGGAAAGATGTTGGAACTGTTGAAAGTTTATGGCAGGCCAATATGGATTTGTTAGATGATAAAGAATTAGATCTTTATAATATTAAAAGAGACTGGAAGATTTACACAGAAGATACATTAAGTAAACCTCAGATTATCGGTGAAGAAGCAAGCGTTAAAAATTCCCTTGTTACACAAGGATGTATTGTTAATGGTGATGTTAAAGGTTCTGTATTGTTCAACAATGTTTATATTGGTGAAGGTGCAAAAGTTGTTGATTCAGTTCTGATGCCAGGTGTTTTGGTAGAAGAAGGCGCAGAAATCTATAAATCTATCGTTGATGAAGGTGTTGTTATTAAAGCTAAGAAAGTTGTCAACAAGGAAGCTAAAGAAGTCGAACTTGTTAGTGACAATACGAAATAG
- the glgD gene encoding glucose-1-phosphate adenylyltransferase subunit GlgD, translated as MAKVVGLVNLHSDVSYKGLTERRPVASVSFLGRYGIIDFVLSNMSNSNVDTVGVLIKEKPRSLFKHLGNGNSWNFNSKSGGVSLLYNEKYANNTMYNHDINNLVENIAFIEKAKAEYVVIAPAHIITTMNYAEVVDAHARSGAEITMVYQRINNAHETFVGSDYLRLKGKQVTEIKQNKGNRKERNISLETYVINTKVLLQLIGYAKKISSFFDLKDTLAYLCDERKIMAYEYKGFARCIDSYDAYYKVSMEFLDMDVSTQVFKSTWPIFTNTNDTPPTKYLKNAQVKKSFVANGAIIDGEVEGSILSRNVTIGKNAIVKNCVILNGSKVSPGAHLENVIIDKDARIEKKTELIGDSEPLYVKEGDVV; from the coding sequence ATGGCAAAAGTAGTTGGTTTAGTAAATTTACATTCTGATGTTTCTTATAAGGGCTTAACTGAAAGACGTCCAGTAGCTTCTGTGAGTTTTTTAGGACGTTATGGAATTATTGATTTTGTTTTATCAAATATGTCAAATTCAAATGTAGATACTGTTGGTGTTTTAATTAAAGAAAAACCAAGATCTCTATTTAAACATTTAGGTAATGGAAATTCATGGAATTTTAACTCTAAATCTGGTGGGGTTTCATTACTTTATAATGAAAAATATGCAAATAATACAATGTATAATCATGATATTAATAATTTGGTAGAAAATATTGCTTTTATTGAAAAAGCAAAAGCTGAATATGTTGTGATTGCTCCAGCACATATTATTACAACAATGAATTATGCTGAAGTTGTTGATGCACATGCAAGATCTGGTGCTGAAATTACAATGGTTTACCAAAGAATTAATAATGCTCATGAGACTTTTGTGGGATCAGATTATTTACGATTAAAAGGTAAACAAGTGACAGAAATCAAACAAAATAAAGGAAATCGTAAAGAAAGAAATATTTCTTTGGAAACATATGTTATTAATACAAAGGTTTTATTACAATTAATTGGATATGCGAAAAAGATTAGTTCGTTCTTTGATTTAAAAGATACATTGGCTTATCTATGTGATGAAAGAAAGATTATGGCATATGAATATAAAGGTTTTGCAAGATGTATTGATTCATATGATGCTTATTATAAAGTAAGTATGGAATTCTTAGACATGGATGTTTCTACACAAGTCTTTAAGAGTACATGGCCAATCTTTACAAATACAAATGATACACCACCAACAAAATATTTAAAGAATGCACAAGTAAAGAAATCATTTGTTGCAAATGGAGCTATTATTGATGGTGAAGTTGAAGGAAGTATTTTATCTCGTAATGTAACGATTGGTAAGAATGCAATTGTTAAAAATTGTGTTATTTTAAATGGTTCTAAGGTAAGTCCTGGGGCACATTTGGAAAATGTAATTATTGATAAAGATGCTCGTATTGAAAAGAAAACAGAATTAATTGGAGATAGTGAACCGCTTTATGTTAAAGAAGGAGATGTTGTTTAA